TCGACGCGGTGATGGTCGCGATCGGCAACACCCGCACCTACGGCGGCGGCATGCTGATCTGCCCGGACGCGGAAATGGACGACGGGCTGCTCGATCTGACGGTCGTCGGCGCGCTGTCGCGCCGCGAGATGCTGCGGCTGCTGCCCGCGCTGTCGGCGGGCAAGCGGCAGATCCACCCGAAGGTCACCCAGTATCGCGCCGCGGAGATCACGCTCACCGCGCCCGACACCCCGGCCACGGCCGACGGCGAACCGGCGGGCGCGCTGCCGATCACGGTGCGCGCCGTGCGCGGCGCGCTCACCGTGCTGGTGCCGTGAGCGCGTAATCCGCTACGCGGCGAAGGTGACTCGGCGCATCCGGTTGATGTTGCGCCGGTCGACGATCACCAGCGACTCCGGCGCGGGCCGCATGGTCTGCCCGGAGCGCAGCCGGTTCATCAGCTGGCGCCAGCGAAAGCAGTGCAGCACGAACGTCATTCGGTTGGATCGTCGGCCCCGGGCGTGCTGACCGGCCTTGGCCACGGTGGCGGGCACGTCGAGCAGGATGACGTGCAGCTCGCGGCCGTATCCGGCGGCCCAGAACGAGATCACCCGCCGCGCCCACCCGACGGTGGCGCAGTCGTGGATCACCACCGGACCGTCCGTATCGCGCAGTGCCGCATGGATTCCGGCGAAATGTGCGACGTGCACCACCGGCCGCCACAGTGCGTAGGGCAGCCAGCCGAGCCGGTGCCGCAACCGATTGCGGACCTGTAGCGAATCGAGCACCACCGAACCTTCGGGTCCACCGGACGGCTGCTCGGCGTCGGTGTCGGTGCCGAAGAAACGGCGCAGCACGGTGCTCTTTCCCGCGCCCGGCAAACCCGCGACGACCAGGGCGGCGGTTGCGGGGTACTGCAATTCATCGATGGAACGACCCCGCAGGTCGTGCACCGCGTCGGGGGCGAAGACGGGCGGCACCACCTCGGTGGCGAGCAGGTCCACGGGCGGCCAGTCGGCCTCGGCGGGTCGCGCGGCTTCGGCGAGGGGGAGCACGGCCTCGTCGGCGTACGTGTCGAGCGGGGGCTTCACCTCTTCCAGCGTCCCCAATCGTCTTCGGCGTCGCAACGGGGAATACCCTGGTTTTTCACTGAGATTCCCCTGAAGGCGACTACCGGATGCGTTCACACTCTCCAGCGTCCGCATCTCGAGCCGATCTGGCAAGAACGGACAATACGGACAAGGTAGAATTGTGATCAATCCGTACGGCCGCGCCGGGGCCGGGCCCGCAGGTGCATCCGCTCGCCCTGACTGCCGAAGAGGCTGAGCAACTCCACCGGACCGCGGCCGGTGCTGCCGAACCAATGCGGTTGGCGGGTATCGAATTCGGCCGCTTCACCGGGGCCGAGCACGACATCGTGCTCGCCGAGGATCATCCGCAACTGGCCGGACAGGACATACAGCCACTCGTAGCCCTCGTGCACCCGCACCTCCGGTTCGGTGCGATCGGGGGGCAGCACCATCTTGAAGGCCTGCAACGGTCCGGGCTGGCGGGTGAGCGGAAAGACGGTGATACCGTTGATCTTCCGCGCGTGGGCGTGCACCCGCGGATCGGCGGTTCTGGGGGCGGCGACGAGTTCGTCGAGCGGCACCTGCAAGGCCTGCGCGATCGGCAGCAGCAATTCGAGGCTGGCGCGGCGCTGGCCGGA
This genomic stretch from Nocardia brasiliensis ATCC 700358 harbors:
- a CDS encoding helix-turn-helix domain-containing protein; this translates as MENQTIAATLADIGPRLKAARTHRKVTLTALAETTGISKSTLSRLESGQRRASLELLLPIAQALQVPLDELVAAPRTADPRVHAHARKINGITVFPLTRQPGPLQAFKMVLPPDRTEPEVRVHEGYEWLYVLSGQLRMILGEHDVVLGPGEAAEFDTRQPHWFGSTGRGPVELLSLFGSQGERMHLRARPRRGRTD
- a CDS encoding AAA family ATPase, with translation MKPPLDTYADEAVLPLAEAARPAEADWPPVDLLATEVVPPVFAPDAVHDLRGRSIDELQYPATAALVVAGLPGAGKSTVLRRFFGTDTDAEQPSGGPEGSVVLDSLQVRNRLRHRLGWLPYALWRPVVHVAHFAGIHAALRDTDGPVVIHDCATVGWARRVISFWAAGYGRELHVILLDVPATVAKAGQHARGRRSNRMTFVLHCFRWRQLMNRLRSGQTMRPAPESLVIVDRRNINRMRRVTFAA